One segment of Trichlorobacter ammonificans DNA contains the following:
- a CDS encoding 2-oxoacid:acceptor oxidoreductase family protein, with amino-acid sequence MSRYELRFSGAGGQGLITAGIILAEAASIHEGKQSVQSQSYGPEARGGASKSEVIISDAPIDYPKVTKCDALLALTQEACNKYSDDLKEGGILLYDTDLVTKLPEGNFKRVGFNIINTAKNEVGREIVANIVALGAMVALTGVVSRENGEKAVLSRVPEAFLELNKKAYAAGFEKAKAAAGA; translated from the coding sequence ATGTCAAGGTATGAATTGCGCTTTTCCGGCGCCGGCGGACAGGGTCTGATCACTGCGGGGATCATCCTTGCCGAGGCAGCCTCCATCCATGAAGGAAAGCAGTCGGTCCAGTCCCAGAGCTACGGCCCTGAGGCACGGGGCGGCGCTTCCAAGTCCGAGGTCATCATTTCCGATGCCCCGATCGACTACCCCAAGGTCACCAAGTGTGACGCCCTGCTGGCGCTCACCCAGGAGGCCTGCAACAAGTACAGCGACGACCTGAAAGAAGGCGGCATCCTGCTGTACGACACCGACCTGGTCACCAAGCTGCCGGAAGGCAACTTCAAGCGGGTCGGCTTCAACATCATCAACACCGCCAAGAACGAAGTGGGCCGCGAAATCGTTGCCAACATCGTTGCCCTGGGGGCCATGGTGGCGCTGACCGGCGTGGTTTCCCGCGAGAACGGCGAAAAGGCCGTGCTGTCCCGGGTTCCCGAGGCGTTCCTGGAGCTGAACAAGAAGGCCTACGCCGCTGGCTTCGAAAAAGCCAAGGCAGCTGCCGGCGCCTGA
- a CDS encoding 2-oxoacid:ferredoxin oxidoreductase subunit beta, whose protein sequence is MAYDYESRIRPGKLPHIWCPGCGHGIVMKGLIRAMDSLNLKKENTCIVSGIGCASRLPGYIDCCTLHTAHGRAAAFATGVKLAKPEMDVILVGGDGDGTAIGGNHFIHACRRNINMTYIVMNNYIYGMTGGQFSPTTPHLHRASTTPYGNPDPSFDIAKLAIGAGATFVARGTAYHATQIDKLIAEAIQHKGFSVVEILDDCPTTYGRRNKFKSVVEMMNRLKDVAVPVKAAEKMTAEQLQGKVLTGVLYKEEKPEYCEEYAKVIERAQGGAK, encoded by the coding sequence ATGGCTTATGATTATGAAAGCAGGATTCGTCCCGGAAAGCTCCCCCATATCTGGTGTCCCGGCTGCGGGCACGGCATCGTCATGAAGGGTCTGATCCGGGCGATGGATTCTCTCAACCTGAAAAAAGAAAACACCTGCATCGTGTCCGGTATCGGCTGCGCTTCCCGTCTTCCCGGCTACATTGACTGCTGCACCCTGCACACCGCCCACGGTCGTGCCGCAGCATTCGCCACCGGCGTCAAGCTGGCCAAACCGGAAATGGACGTGATCCTGGTGGGCGGCGACGGCGACGGTACCGCCATCGGCGGCAACCACTTCATCCATGCCTGCCGCCGTAACATCAACATGACCTACATCGTCATGAACAACTACATCTACGGCATGACCGGCGGTCAGTTCTCCCCCACCACGCCGCACCTGCACAGGGCGTCCACCACCCCCTACGGGAACCCGGACCCCTCCTTCGACATCGCCAAGCTGGCCATCGGCGCCGGTGCAACCTTCGTGGCGCGGGGTACCGCCTACCACGCCACCCAGATCGACAAGCTGATTGCCGAAGCGATCCAGCACAAGGGCTTCTCCGTGGTCGAAATCCTGGATGACTGCCCCACCACCTACGGCCGCCGCAACAAGTTCAAGTCGGTGGTCGAGATGATGAACCGCCTGAAGGATGTTGCCGTACCGGTCAAAGCTGCCGAGAAGATGACCGCCGAGCAGTTGCAGGGCAAGGTGCTCACCGGCGTGCTGTACAAGGAAGAGAAGCCGGAGTACTGCGAAGAGTATGCAAAGGTGATCGAACGGGCCCAAGGCGGCGCAAAATAA
- a CDS encoding AEC family transporter, translating into MANVVLLILCLVAGALLRRTGRFPESTPAALNGFVIHLSLPAAAILHIHSLQFDSSMLFVAGMAWLLFGVGWLFFHLAGNALSLPRRTVGALVLTGGLGNTSFVGLPMIEAYYGRDLLGVGILADQLGSFMVLSSLGILAAALYSSGSPSPRQMVRKVVLFPPFQALVLAVVLRPVPFPDWTVTVLKKLADTITPLALASVGFQLRFIPLRGMRTGLALGLGYKLLLGPLLIALLYLGLLGLRGPAMQVTIFEAAMAPMITAGIIAMDHDLDPPLLTMMLGIGIPLSFATLPVWAFFLKGF; encoded by the coding sequence ATGGCCAATGTCGTCCTGCTCATTTTGTGCCTGGTGGCCGGCGCGCTCCTGCGGCGGACCGGCCGCTTTCCGGAAAGTACCCCGGCGGCGCTGAACGGCTTCGTCATTCACCTTTCCCTGCCGGCTGCCGCCATTCTGCATATTCACTCCCTGCAGTTCGACAGTTCGATGCTCTTCGTCGCCGGCATGGCTTGGCTGCTCTTCGGCGTTGGCTGGCTTTTTTTCCACCTGGCCGGCAATGCTCTCTCCCTGCCCCGCCGCACCGTCGGTGCCCTGGTGCTGACCGGAGGACTGGGCAACACCTCCTTTGTAGGGTTGCCGATGATCGAGGCATACTACGGACGCGACCTGCTGGGAGTCGGTATCCTGGCCGACCAGTTGGGCAGTTTCATGGTCCTTTCCTCCCTGGGTATCCTGGCGGCGGCGCTCTATTCCTCCGGCAGCCCCTCGCCGCGACAAATGGTCCGCAAGGTAGTACTCTTTCCCCCTTTCCAGGCACTGGTGCTGGCTGTGGTGCTGCGGCCGGTCCCCTTTCCGGACTGGACGGTAACGGTGCTGAAGAAGCTTGCCGATACCATCACTCCTCTTGCCCTGGCCTCGGTGGGCTTCCAGCTGCGTTTCATCCCGCTGCGCGGCATGCGTACCGGCCTTGCCCTGGGACTGGGGTACAAGCTGCTGCTGGGGCCGTTACTGATCGCCCTCCTGTATCTGGGGCTTCTGGGGCTGCGCGGTCCGGCCATGCAGGTGACCATTTTCGAGGCCGCCATGGCGCCGATGATCACTGCTGGCATTATCGCCATGGACCACGATCTTGACCCGCCGTTGCTTACCATGATGTTGGGGATCGGTATTCCGCTTTCCTTTGCCACGCTGCCGGTCTGGGCGTTTTTTCTGAAAGGGTTCTGA